GCCGGGCGCAACAACAGACTGGCAGGCTCACGCCACCTCCCCCTTGAGATACATCCCCGCCCTGAGTAACGTGGCGGCACCTGTCCTTGAGGTTGCCCCATGTCCGCTTTCCGCTCTGCCCTCGTCTTCTCCCTGCTGCCCCTGTTCGCCGGCTGCCAATGGCTGGGCGTGCAATCTGCTGCACCGGCCAAGGTCTCCATGGTGGGCATGACCCGTATGCAGGGCACGCTCAGTGGCGAAAATGGCAAGTTGCTGTTCCAGCCCTGTGGCGAACCACGCCGCTACGTGGTGATCGATCGCGGCGACACCGCCATCCTTCAGGAAGCCGCCAGCCTGGCCGACGCCCAGGGCAAGGTGTTCGCCGACCTGCGCGGACGCTTCAACGCCAGCAAGGCCCAGGGCGGTGACGGCCAGCTCGACCTGTACCAGCTGTATCGCGTCGAACGCCCCGGCCAAGCCTGCGAAGACCCGAACTTCAAGCGCCTGACCCTGCACGCCGACGGCCTGAATCCGGTATGGAACGTCGAGGTCAGCGGCAAGGGCATGATCATCGATGTACAGGGCCAGCCGCCGGTCGCGCTGCCTTACCTCGAAGAGCAACTGCCCGACGGGCGTTTCAACCTCAGCAGCGAAGCCAACGGCCAGCGCATCGACATGTGGGTCGCGCCACAACGCTGCGTCGACAGCAAGAGCGGCGCGGTGCGCCACCTGAGCGCCGAGCTGCGCATCAACGGCCAGGCAGTGCGCGGCTGCGGCTATTACGGCGGCTCGCGCAACGACTGAACGGCCGCGCCCGTCAATTGGGCATAACGGTCCAGGCCTCAGGCCGCATATAATGCCCGGTTCTTGTAGTGCTGCCGGGCTGAACCTGCGGCCCGAAACCGGACCCCTGAATGTTACGAATCAACGAACTCAAGCTGCCTCTCGATCACCCTGACGAAGAACTGCGCAGCGCCCTGGTCCAACGCCTGGGCATCGCCGACAGCGATCTGCTGGATTTCACCGTCTTCAAGCGCAGCTACGATGCGCGCAAGAAATCCTCGGAAATGCTGTTCATCTACACCCTGGACTTCAACGTCCGCGACGAGACCGCGCTGCTGAAGAAACTGGCCGGCGACCGGCAGATCGGCCCGGCTCCGGATGTCAGCTACAAGTTCGTCGGCCACGCACCGCAGGGTTTCCCCATTCGCCCCATCGTCATCGGCTTCGGCCCCTGCGGCATCTTCGCCGGCCTGCTGCTGGCACAGATGGGCTTTCGGCCGATCGTCCTCGAACGCGGCAAGGAAGTGCGCCAGCGCACCAAGGACACCTGGGGCCTGTGGCGCAAGAGCGTGCTCAACCCCGAGTCCAATGTGCAGTTCGGCGAAGGCGGGGCCGGTACTTTCTCCGACGGCAAGCTCTACAGCCAGATCAAGGACCCGAACTTCCTCGGTCGCAAGGTGCTGCACGAATTCGTCAAGGCCGGTGCGCCGGACGAAATCCTTTACGTCAGCAAACCGCACATCGGCACCTTCCGCCTTACCGGCATGGTCGAGAACATCCGCCAGGAGATCATCGAGCTGGGCGGCGAGGTGCGCTTCGAACACAAGGTCACTGACCTGCTGATCGACGATGGCCAACTGGTCGGTGTCGAGCTGGACAACGCCGAGCGCATCGAGTCGCGCCACGTGGTGCTGGCCCTGGGGCACAGCGCTCGCGACACCTTCCGCATGCTGCACGCCCGTGGCGTATACATGGAGGCCAAGCCGTTCTCGGTAGGTTTCCGTATCGAGCACCCGCAGTCGCTGATCGACCAGGCGCGCCTGGGCAAGTACGCCGGCCACCCGAAGCTGGGCGCCGCCGACTACAAACTGGTCTATCACGCCAGCAACGGCCGTTCGGTGTACAGCTTCTGCATGTGCCCTGGCGGTACGGTGGTGGCGGCCACTTCCGAACCCAACCGGGTGGTCACCAATGGCATGAGCCAGTACTCGCGCAACGAGCGCAACGCCAACTCGGGCCTGGTGGTCGGCATCGACCCGGAACGCGACTACCCCGGCGGCCCGCTGGCGGGCATCGAACTCCAGGAACGCCTGGAGTCCCTGGCCTTCGAACTGGGCGGTGGCAACTACGAGGCACC
The Pseudomonas sp. DTU_2021_1001937_2_SI_NGA_ILE_001 DNA segment above includes these coding regions:
- a CDS encoding NAD(P)/FAD-dependent oxidoreductase, producing the protein MLRINELKLPLDHPDEELRSALVQRLGIADSDLLDFTVFKRSYDARKKSSEMLFIYTLDFNVRDETALLKKLAGDRQIGPAPDVSYKFVGHAPQGFPIRPIVIGFGPCGIFAGLLLAQMGFRPIVLERGKEVRQRTKDTWGLWRKSVLNPESNVQFGEGGAGTFSDGKLYSQIKDPNFLGRKVLHEFVKAGAPDEILYVSKPHIGTFRLTGMVENIRQEIIELGGEVRFEHKVTDLLIDDGQLVGVELDNAERIESRHVVLALGHSARDTFRMLHARGVYMEAKPFSVGFRIEHPQSLIDQARLGKYAGHPKLGAADYKLVYHASNGRSVYSFCMCPGGTVVAATSEPNRVVTNGMSQYSRNERNANSGLVVGIDPERDYPGGPLAGIELQERLESLAFELGGGNYEAPAQLVGDFIAGQASTALGSVEPSYKPGVKLVDLAQALPPFAIEAIREALPVFDRQIKGYALHDAVLTGLETRTSAPVRITRGQDMQSLNVKGLYPAGEGAGYAGGILSAGVDGIRIAEAVAKDLLGLHD